In a genomic window of Chryseobacterium sp. G0162:
- a CDS encoding sulfurtransferase produces the protein MSPIVSPSDLKKLPTENLIILDARVGKDVQQNYLEKHIKGARFIDLDKDLAEIGPDAAFGGRHPLPTPEKFAETLSDLGIAENSHVVVYDDKNGSNAAARAWWMLRSFGFENIQVLDGGIQAAEKNAIELSSGKETFEKAPTIKKENWTLPISSLEDVENELKSNVSTVVDVRDAYRYRGESEPIDLVAGHIPGAINIPFSENLDENGFFLSPEVLKEKYSRLLENRPGNLIVHCGSGVTACHTILALAYAGLKIPNLYVGSWSEWSRREGKTIAKEV, from the coding sequence ATGTCTCCAATAGTTTCACCCTCTGATTTAAAAAAACTTCCAACGGAAAACCTCATCATTCTTGATGCAAGAGTAGGGAAAGATGTACAACAAAACTATCTTGAAAAGCATATCAAAGGAGCAAGGTTCATTGATTTGGATAAAGATCTGGCTGAAATAGGACCAGATGCTGCTTTTGGAGGAAGACATCCGCTTCCAACACCAGAAAAATTTGCAGAAACATTATCCGACCTTGGAATAGCTGAAAATTCTCATGTTGTTGTATATGATGATAAAAACGGTTCAAATGCTGCTGCCAGAGCATGGTGGATGCTCAGATCCTTTGGTTTTGAAAACATACAGGTTTTGGATGGCGGAATCCAGGCTGCTGAAAAGAACGCGATAGAACTTTCATCAGGAAAAGAGACTTTTGAAAAAGCTCCAACGATAAAAAAAGAAAATTGGACTCTTCCTATTTCAAGTTTGGAAGACGTTGAAAATGAATTAAAAAGCAATGTTTCCACCGTTGTTGATGTAAGAGATGCTTACCGGTACAGAGGGGAATCTGAACCTATTGACCTGGTTGCAGGACATATTCCGGGGGCAATCAATATTCCTTTTTCTGAAAATCTGGATGAAAATGGATTCTTCCTGAGCCCTGAAGTTCTTAAGGAAAAATATAGCCGATTACTGGAAAATAGACCTGGGAACCTGATTGTTCACTGTGGTTCAGGAGTTACGGCATGTCATACTATTTTAGCATTAGCTTATGCGGGGTTAAAAATCCCTAATCTTTATGTAGGTTCATGGAGTGAATGGAGCAGGAGAGAAGGAAAAACAATCGCAAAAGAAGTGTAA